ATCCTTTTTGACAATATGGTCCTGTTCACGATCGCGCTCATAATCGCCACTGCCATCCTGTCCTACGGCCTCTATTACGTGAACACAGGTAACCGGTTCCTGAAGGAAGGCAAGAGACTTCAGGATGCTGTCATCTCAGAGGTTGAAAAGAAACGTAATAGGAACATTGCGATCGCGGGCATAGCTTCCGTCATCATCATCCTGATCGCCGTGTTCCTGTTCATTGCCTCCGGAAGCGTAGATGCGCAGCTGGAGCCGGACGCCCTCTGGGTGAAGGCGCCGCTGGTGGACGAGCGTGTCCTATATGAGAACATGACCTCGGTGGAGCTTCGGGACCACTTCGATAATGGTCGCCGCGTCGGTGGGTTCGGAGGAACGGAGGTCAGCAGCGGCAACTTTAGGAACGATGAGTTCGGCAATTACGTTCTGGCCAGATACAATTCCGTCGAGAGATGCATCGTGGTGCATCACTCCGACGGTGTGCTGGTGTTCAACCTAAGCACCGTGGAAGGGACAAGCCAACAGTATGAAGAATTGCGGTCGAAGCTGTGACGTCCGTTGAGCAATATCACTTACTACAAAGGTGAGGCTCAGATCATATGTTCCGGGGCA
Above is a window of Methanomassiliicoccus sp. DNA encoding:
- a CDS encoding DUF3784 domain-containing protein; this translates as MIVDRNTKIGLLVVIVGDAIALTMIMLSGPVNESSLMILMIVLIVMVPLMCLSAYMWVTGKGAVLIAGFNTSPKAVRDLYDSTALAKFVGMLVTVFSVILLLGMVSLILFDNMVLFTIALIIATAILSYGLYYVNTGNRFLKEGKRLQDAVISEVEKKRNRNIAIAGIASVIIILIAVFLFIASGSVDAQLEPDALWVKAPLVDERVLYENMTSVELRDHFDNGRRVGGFGGTEVSSGNFRNDEFGNYVLARYNSVERCIVVHHSDGVLVFNLSTVEGTSQQYEELRSKL